One Phocaeicola dorei genomic region harbors:
- the pnp gene encoding polyribonucleotide nucleotidyltransferase, whose product MINPIVKTIELPDGRTITLETGKLAKQADGSVMLRMGNTMLLATVCAAKDAVPGTDFMPLQVEYKEKYSAFGRFPGGFTKREGKASDYEILTCRLVDRALRPLFPDNFHAEVYVNIVLFSADGIDMPDALAGLAASAALAVSDIPFGGPISEVRVARIDGQFVINPTFEQLGKADMDLMVAATYDNIMMVEGEMQEVSEQDLLAAMKAAHEAIKVHCKAQMELMEEVGSTVKREYCHEENDEDLRKAVRETCYDKAYAIAASGNRNKHERQDAFDAIRDEFKTQYTEEELEEKGTLIDRYYHDVEKEAMRRCILDEGKRLDGRKTTEIRPIWCEVGYLPGPHGSAIFTRGETQSLTSVTLGTKLDEKIVDDVLDQHRERFLLHYNFPPYSTGEAKAQRGVGRREIGHGHLAWRALKGQIPTGYPYTVRVVSDIMESNGSSSMATVCAGTLALMDAGVAMKKPVSGIAMGLIKNAGEEKYAVLSDILGDEDHLGDMDFKVTGTRDGITATQMDIKVDGLSFEILEKALLQAKEGREHILNKLTECIAEPRKDLKPHAPRIETMTIPKEFIGAIIGPGGKIIQGMQEETGATITIEETDGVGRIEIAGTNKKCIDDAMRIIKGIVAVPEVGEVYVGKVRSVMPYGVFVEFLPGKDGLLHISEIDWKRLETIEEAGLKEGDEIEVKLLDIDPKTGKFKLSHKVLLPRPEKQEKK is encoded by the coding sequence ATGATCAATCCTATTGTTAAGACGATCGAGCTTCCTGATGGTAGAACCATCACACTCGAAACGGGAAAGCTGGCAAAACAGGCAGACGGTTCTGTAATGCTCCGCATGGGTAACACCATGTTGCTAGCTACTGTTTGTGCAGCAAAAGATGCAGTTCCCGGTACAGATTTTATGCCCCTCCAGGTAGAGTACAAAGAAAAATATTCAGCATTCGGACGTTTTCCCGGTGGCTTTACCAAAAGAGAAGGCAAAGCTTCGGATTATGAAATCCTGACTTGCCGACTGGTAGACCGCGCATTGCGTCCTTTATTTCCCGATAATTTCCATGCAGAGGTTTACGTAAACATTGTTCTTTTCTCAGCTGATGGAATAGATATGCCTGATGCATTGGCAGGATTGGCCGCTTCAGCAGCATTAGCCGTTTCCGACATTCCTTTCGGCGGACCGATTTCTGAAGTACGTGTAGCACGTATCGATGGTCAGTTCGTTATCAACCCCACTTTCGAACAACTTGGGAAAGCTGATATGGATCTGATGGTTGCTGCCACATATGACAACATCATGATGGTAGAAGGCGAAATGCAGGAAGTCAGCGAACAAGACTTACTGGCTGCTATGAAGGCTGCTCACGAAGCAATCAAAGTTCATTGCAAAGCGCAGATGGAGCTGATGGAAGAGGTCGGTTCTACAGTAAAACGTGAATATTGCCACGAAGAAAACGATGAAGATTTGCGCAAAGCTGTACGCGAAACTTGTTACGATAAAGCATACGCCATCGCTGCTTCAGGAAACAGAAACAAGCATGAACGTCAGGATGCTTTTGACGCCATCCGCGATGAATTCAAAACTCAATATACAGAAGAAGAACTGGAAGAAAAAGGTACATTAATCGACCGTTACTACCACGATGTGGAAAAGGAAGCTATGCGTCGTTGTATTCTTGATGAAGGCAAGCGTCTGGACGGACGTAAGACGACTGAAATTCGCCCTATCTGGTGCGAAGTAGGTTATCTGCCCGGTCCTCATGGTTCTGCCATCTTCACCCGTGGTGAAACTCAGTCTTTAACTTCTGTCACATTAGGTACCAAACTAGATGAGAAAATTGTAGACGATGTTCTGGATCAACACAGAGAACGATTCTTGTTACACTACAACTTCCCTCCTTATTCTACTGGTGAAGCAAAAGCACAACGTGGTGTAGGTCGTCGTGAAATCGGGCACGGGCACTTGGCATGGCGTGCTTTAAAAGGACAAATTCCTACAGGATACCCGTACACAGTACGTGTAGTATCTGATATCATGGAATCAAATGGTTCTTCTTCAATGGCTACTGTCTGTGCAGGAACCCTTGCATTAATGGATGCCGGTGTTGCCATGAAAAAACCAGTTTCAGGTATTGCCATGGGCTTGATTAAGAATGCAGGTGAAGAAAAATATGCCGTATTATCTGATATTCTTGGCGATGAGGATCACTTGGGTGATATGGACTTTAAGGTTACAGGTACTCGTGATGGTATCACTGCTACACAGATGGACATCAAGGTAGATGGCCTGTCATTCGAAATCTTGGAAAAAGCGTTACTGCAAGCAAAAGAAGGCCGCGAACATATTCTTAACAAGTTAACCGAATGTATCGCCGAGCCTCGTAAAGATTTGAAACCGCATGCTCCTCGTATTGAAACGATGACTATTCCTAAAGAGTTCATTGGGGCTATCATCGGTCCGGGCGGAAAGATTATCCAAGGTATGCAGGAAGAGACTGGAGCAACCATCACGATTGAAGAAACTGATGGGGTAGGCCGTATTGAAATTGCGGGAACAAACAAGAAATGTATTGACGATGCTATGCGCATTATCAAGGGTATCGTTGCTGTTCCCGAAGTCGGTGAAGTCTATGTAGGTAAAGTCCGTTCAGTAATGCCATATGGTGTGTTCGTAGAATTCTTGCCTGGAAAAGACGGATTGTTGCATATCTCTGAAATTGACTGGAAACGTCTTGAAACAATAGAAGAGGCCGGTTTAAAAGAAGGGGACGAAATAGAAGTGAAATTACTTGATATTGACCCCAAAACAGGTAAATTTAAACTCTCTCACAAAGTATTACTGCCTCGTCCTGAAAAACAAGAAAAGAAATAA
- a CDS encoding thioredoxin-like domain-containing protein: MKKNVYFLLALLLIGLSACDNEPKFKVQGEINGAEDKMLYLEASGLDGIVALDSTKLGSSGSFSFAQKRPESPEFYRLRLDNKVINFAVDSTETVSVKAEINDFATAYRIEGSENNLKIKELVLLQADLQKNVDKLGQNRNIPAGIAQDSLLAMVNNYKNKVKREYIFAAPNMPYAYFALFQSLNGYMIFDPLTNKEDVKCFAAVATSLNNAYPHADRSRNLYNMVIKGMKNTRTPRQQTMEIPEDKIKEASIIDIQLKDLKGNTRSLTDLKGKVVLIDFTVYNNAMSAAHNLALRELYNKYASQGFEIYQISLDGDEHFWKTSADNLPWVCVRDANGVYSSYISLYNVTNLPSIFLVNRNNELSARGENIKDLDEAIKKLL; this comes from the coding sequence ATGAAAAAGAATGTATATTTTTTGCTCGCACTTCTGTTGATAGGGTTGAGCGCCTGCGACAATGAACCGAAGTTCAAAGTTCAAGGTGAAATTAATGGTGCTGAAGATAAGATGCTTTATTTGGAAGCGTCGGGATTGGATGGCATAGTAGCGCTTGATTCGACAAAATTGGGCAGTAGCGGAAGTTTTAGTTTTGCGCAGAAGCGTCCGGAATCTCCTGAATTCTATCGTTTGCGTTTGGATAATAAAGTGATAAACTTTGCTGTAGACTCTACGGAAACTGTATCAGTTAAGGCTGAGATAAATGATTTTGCGACTGCCTATCGTATTGAAGGTTCGGAAAACAATTTGAAAATTAAGGAATTGGTGTTGCTACAAGCTGATTTGCAGAAGAATGTGGACAAACTCGGCCAGAATCGTAATATCCCTGCGGGTATCGCACAAGACAGTCTTTTGGCTATGGTAAACAATTACAAGAATAAAGTGAAACGAGAATATATCTTTGCGGCTCCAAATATGCCATACGCTTATTTCGCTTTATTCCAGTCGTTGAATGGGTATATGATTTTTGATCCTTTGACAAATAAGGAGGATGTGAAGTGTTTCGCTGCGGTGGCTACGAGTCTGAATAATGCTTATCCACATGCAGACCGTTCACGTAACCTGTATAATATGGTTATAAAAGGAATGAAGAATACCCGTACTCCCCGTCAGCAAACCATGGAAATCCCTGAAGATAAAATCAAAGAAGCTAGCATTATTGATATTCAGCTGAAGGATTTGAAAGGCAATACACGCAGTCTGACCGATTTGAAGGGTAAAGTGGTGCTGATCGATTTTACTGTATATAACAATGCAATGTCTGCTGCGCATAATTTGGCGTTACGTGAACTTTATAATAAGTATGCTTCTCAAGGGTTCGAGATTTACCAGATTTCACTGGATGGTGATGAACACTTTTGGAAAACATCTGCAGATAATCTGCCTTGGGTCTGTGTACGTGATGCTAATGGTGTTTATTCTTCATACATTTCATTATATAACGTAACTAATCTGCCTTCGATATTTTTGGTAAATCGTAATAATGAATTGAGTGCTCGTGGTGAGAATATTAAAGATTTGGATGAAGCCATTAAAAAACTCTTGTAA
- the greA gene encoding transcription elongation factor GreA — MAYMSEEGYKQLIEELKYLESVERPKIVSAIAEARDKGDLSENAEYDAAKEAQGLLEMKISQLKSTIGDAKIIDTSKMNADTVQILTKVELKNVKTGMKMVYTIVAESEANLKLGKISVNTPIAQGLLGKKVGDVAEITIPQGKISLEVVNISF; from the coding sequence ATGGCTTATATGTCAGAAGAAGGTTACAAGCAACTGATTGAGGAACTGAAATATCTGGAATCAGTAGAACGTCCCAAAATTGTGTCGGCTATTGCCGAAGCGCGTGATAAGGGGGACTTGTCAGAAAATGCCGAATATGATGCTGCCAAAGAGGCGCAAGGTCTGTTGGAGATGAAGATCAGCCAGCTGAAATCAACTATTGGTGATGCTAAAATTATTGATACTTCAAAAATGAACGCAGATACAGTGCAAATTTTGACGAAAGTAGAATTGAAGAATGTCAAGACTGGAATGAAGATGGTTTATACTATCGTAGCCGAAAGCGAGGCGAATTTAAAATTGGGCAAGATTTCGGTAAATACTCCGATAGCACAGGGTTTGTTAGGAAAAAAAGTGGGTGATGTGGCTGAAATCACTATTCCGCAGGGTAAAATCAGCTTAGAAGTTGTGAATATTTCATTTTAA
- a CDS encoding HIT family protein: protein MATIFSRIITGEIPSYKVAENDQFYAFLDINPLTKGHTLVVPKCEVDYIFDLEDNELAAMHVFAKSVALAIQKVFPCKKVGEAVIGLEVPHAHIHLIPIQKESDMIFSNPKLKLTNEEFVEVATAINQAWEGGDK, encoded by the coding sequence ATGGCAACAATATTTAGTAGAATTATTACAGGTGAGATTCCTAGCTACAAAGTGGCTGAAAATGATCAGTTCTATGCTTTTTTGGATATCAATCCGTTAACCAAAGGGCATACGTTGGTTGTTCCGAAATGTGAGGTGGACTATATCTTTGATTTGGAGGACAATGAACTGGCTGCTATGCATGTTTTTGCAAAGAGCGTGGCACTTGCCATTCAAAAAGTTTTTCCGTGTAAGAAAGTAGGTGAGGCGGTAATCGGATTAGAGGTCCCTCATGCACATATTCATCTGATTCCTATTCAGAAAGAGTCGGATATGATTTTTTCTAATCCGAAGTTGAAACTGACAAATGAAGAATTTGTGGAGGTGGCGACAGCAATCAATCAAGCCTGGGAAGGTGGTGACAAGTAA
- a CDS encoding mannose-1-phosphate guanylyltransferase has product MTNSNNYCVIMGGGIGSRFWPYSRKNLPKQFLDFFGTGRSLIQQTFDRYKKIVPIENIFITTNVLYKELVQEQLPELDKSQILLEPTRRSTAPCIAWASYHIKKFNPNANVIVAPSDHLILKEDEFKAAILKGLEFVSNSPQLLTLGIKPNRPETGYGYIQIEEEKQGDFFKVKTFIEKPQLEFAKVFVESGEFYWNSGIFLWNINTILEAFNEIMPEVCTKLTNGEEDFASCPNISIDYGIMEKANNVFVQLCDFGWADLGTWGSLYDISSKDQEGNVVVNGNSLLYNSYNNVIVVPEGKLAVIQDLEGYLVAARDNVLLICKKDDESAIRKFVNDVQIKLGDQFV; this is encoded by the coding sequence ATGACAAACAGCAATAATTATTGTGTCATCATGGGGGGAGGTATAGGTAGTCGGTTTTGGCCATATAGCCGCAAAAACCTTCCTAAACAATTCCTTGATTTCTTCGGGACTGGACGTTCTCTAATACAACAAACGTTTGATCGTTATAAAAAAATAGTCCCTATAGAAAACATCTTTATTACAACCAACGTGCTGTATAAAGAACTGGTCCAAGAACAACTCCCAGAATTGGACAAATCACAAATTTTATTGGAACCCACTCGCAGAAGCACTGCTCCATGTATAGCTTGGGCTTCCTATCACATAAAAAAATTCAATCCAAATGCCAATGTCATTGTCGCACCGTCCGACCATCTGATTTTAAAAGAAGATGAATTTAAAGCTGCAATTTTGAAAGGACTGGAATTTGTTTCAAACTCTCCTCAATTACTAACATTAGGCATCAAACCTAACAGACCGGAAACCGGTTATGGCTATATTCAGATTGAGGAAGAAAAACAAGGAGACTTCTTTAAAGTAAAAACATTCATTGAAAAGCCCCAACTGGAATTTGCCAAAGTATTCGTAGAAAGTGGAGAATTCTATTGGAACTCAGGGATCTTCTTATGGAATATCAATACAATTTTAGAAGCCTTCAATGAGATTATGCCCGAAGTTTGTACCAAACTGACTAACGGAGAAGAAGATTTCGCTTCCTGTCCCAATATCTCCATTGACTATGGAATCATGGAGAAGGCCAACAATGTTTTCGTCCAATTGTGCGACTTCGGATGGGCAGATTTAGGTACATGGGGCTCCCTGTATGATATATCATCCAAGGACCAAGAAGGTAACGTTGTAGTAAACGGAAACTCCTTATTATATAACAGCTATAATAATGTAATAGTAGTGCCAGAAGGGAAATTAGCCGTAATACAGGATCTAGAAGGTTATTTAGTAGCCGCAAGAGACAATGTATTACTCATTTGCAAAAAAGATGACGAAAGCGCTATCCGAAAATTCGTGAATGACGTACAAATCAAGCTAGGAGATCAGTTTGTATAA
- a CDS encoding helix-turn-helix domain-containing protein has protein sequence MEKDLELRVSELEKMLFLSKNVLSFDEASRFLNLSKSYLYKLTSGNLIPHYKPQGKMLYFEKAELEAWLRQNPVKTQAQIEQEAQKYILNRPLKK, from the coding sequence ATGGAAAAAGACTTGGAGTTAAGAGTTTCCGAACTCGAAAAGATGTTGTTCCTTTCAAAGAATGTGCTTAGCTTCGATGAAGCGAGCAGGTTCTTGAACCTTTCTAAAAGTTACCTGTACAAGCTGACTTCGGGTAACTTGATACCCCATTACAAGCCGCAGGGCAAAATGCTTTATTTTGAAAAAGCTGAACTGGAAGCATGGTTGCGTCAGAACCCGGTGAAGACGCAGGCGCAGATAGAGCAGGAAGCGCAGAAGTATATCCTTAACCGTCCTCTAAAGAAATAA
- a CDS encoding AAA family ATPase has product MENKKKEEIGQGTAMTKEDFAALWKTIRLKVTDTYEIPPEILWVNGSTIGTLGNFSASTGKAKSKKTFNISAIVAAALKNDEVLKYSAYLPPNKRKILYVDTEQSKYHCHKVMERILRLAGLPTDKDVDDFVFIVLREHTPDKRKQIIGYMLENMPDVGLLIIDGIRDLMYDINSPSESTDLINLLMRWSSGYNLHIHTVLHLNKGDDNTRGHIGTELNNKAETVLQITKSTQDGNISEVKAMHIRDREFDPFAFRINDNALPEVMDGYVFQQPKQDRNFPLTELTEQQHREALENGFGKQVVQGYSNVIAALKQGYASIGYERGRNVLVSLNKFLVNKRMIVKEGKGYRYNPDFHY; this is encoded by the coding sequence ATGGAAAACAAGAAGAAAGAGGAAATCGGACAAGGCACAGCCATGACGAAAGAAGATTTTGCAGCCCTTTGGAAAACCATTCGTCTAAAGGTGACGGACACTTATGAAATACCGCCCGAAATTCTTTGGGTGAACGGTTCTACTATCGGCACATTGGGCAATTTCAGCGCATCCACAGGCAAAGCCAAGAGCAAAAAGACATTCAACATTTCCGCCATTGTTGCGGCTGCATTGAAGAATGACGAGGTTCTGAAGTATTCGGCATATCTGCCACCGAACAAGCGCAAAATTCTCTATGTTGATACCGAGCAGAGCAAGTACCATTGTCATAAGGTCATGGAACGTATTTTGCGCCTTGCCGGACTGCCGACCGATAAGGATGTGGACGATTTTGTTTTCATTGTGTTAAGAGAACATACCCCCGACAAGCGTAAGCAGATAATTGGCTATATGTTGGAGAATATGCCCGATGTGGGGTTGCTCATTATTGACGGAATCCGTGATTTGATGTACGACATCAACAGTCCGAGCGAATCGACCGACCTAATCAACCTTTTGATGCGCTGGTCAAGTGGGTATAACCTGCATATCCACACCGTACTGCATTTGAACAAGGGGGATGATAACACAAGAGGACATATTGGTACAGAGCTGAACAACAAGGCTGAAACCGTCCTGCAAATCACGAAAAGCACGCAGGACGGCAATATAAGCGAAGTAAAGGCGATGCATATACGTGACCGTGAGTTTGACCCGTTCGCATTTCGCATCAATGACAACGCTTTGCCCGAAGTCATGGACGGTTATGTATTCCAGCAACCCAAACAAGACAGGAACTTTCCGCTTACAGAGCTGACGGAACAGCAGCACCGGGAAGCATTGGAGAACGGTTTTGGCAAGCAGGTTGTACAAGGCTATTCCAATGTGATAGCGGCATTGAAACAAGGTTACGCAAGTATAGGTTACGAGCGTGGACGCAATGTCCTTGTGTCGCTTAACAAGTTCCTTGTGAACAAGCGCATGATTGTGAAAGAGGGTAAGGGCTATCGCTACAATCCCGATTTTCATTATTAA
- a CDS encoding toprim domain-containing protein: MNIEDVKQIPIADYLHSLGYSPVKRQGNGLWYKSPLREEHEPSFKVNTDRNLWYDFGAGKGGNIIALAKELYCSDSLPYLLNRIAEQTPHVRPVSFSFPQRRTEPSFQHLEVCGLTHPALLRYLQGRGINVELAKRECKELHFTHNGRPFFAIGFPNMAGGYEVRNSFFKGCIAPKDITHIRQQGEPREKCLVFEGFMDYLSFLTLRMKNCPTMPDLDRQDYVILNSTVNVPKAIGVLYPYERIHCMLDNDKSGYEATRAIELEYSYRVRDFSDNYRGYSDLNDYLCGRKQEQKNSTSQAQAIKQETGQRAAPRQKRGRGI; this comes from the coding sequence ATGAACATCGAAGATGTGAAACAAATACCCATCGCAGATTATCTGCATAGTTTAGGTTATTCGCCCGTCAAGCGGCAGGGTAACGGTTTATGGTACAAATCACCGTTAAGGGAGGAACACGAACCGTCTTTCAAGGTGAACACTGACCGCAACCTTTGGTATGACTTTGGCGCAGGCAAGGGCGGCAACATCATCGCATTGGCAAAGGAACTCTATTGTTCCGACAGCCTGCCATACCTTTTAAACCGGATAGCGGAACAGACACCGCACGTCCGCCCGGTCAGTTTTTCTTTTCCCCAGCGTAGGACAGAACCGAGTTTCCAACATTTGGAAGTCTGTGGCTTGACCCATCCGGCATTGCTCCGTTACTTGCAGGGACGGGGTATCAATGTCGAACTGGCAAAAAGAGAATGTAAGGAACTTCATTTCACCCATAACGGCAGACCGTTCTTTGCTATCGGTTTCCCGAATATGGCAGGAGGTTACGAGGTTCGCAATTCCTTTTTTAAGGGCTGCATCGCCCCGAAAGACATCACCCATATACGGCAGCAGGGAGAGCCGAGAGAGAAGTGTTTGGTATTCGAGGGTTTTATGGACTATCTTTCTTTCCTCACGCTCCGGATGAAGAACTGTCCGACCATGCCCGACCTTGACAGGCAGGATTATGTTATACTCAACTCTACTGTCAATGTGCCGAAAGCCATTGGCGTGCTGTACCCGTATGAACGCATCCACTGTATGCTTGACAATGACAAGTCAGGATATGAAGCGACACGGGCTATCGAATTGGAATACTCCTACCGTGTGCGTGACTTCTCGGACAATTACAGGGGGTATTCGGACTTGAACGATTACCTGTGCGGCAGGAAGCAGGAACAGAAGAACAGTACCAGCCAAGCGCAGGCGATAAAGCAGGAAACCGGACAACGTGCCGCCCCAAGACAAAAGAGAGGCAGGGGTATTTAG
- a CDS encoding MobC family plasmid mobilization relaxosome protein gives MTNIKDKPGGRPAKKRIEKQQRVVSTKLTELQYYAIRKRAGEAGLRVSEYVRQAVVSAEVIPRLNRQDADTIRKLAGEANNINQLAHRANAGGFALVAVELVKLKNRIVEIINQLSDDWKNKKGKRV, from the coding sequence ATGACGAATATAAAGGATAAGCCGGGGGGACGTCCGGCAAAAAAACGGATAGAGAAGCAGCAACGGGTAGTCAGCACGAAGCTGACCGAGTTGCAGTATTACGCCATCAGGAAGCGAGCCGGGGAAGCCGGGTTGCGTGTCAGTGAGTATGTCCGGCAGGCGGTTGTTTCGGCGGAGGTCATACCCCGGCTGAACAGGCAGGATGCGGACACCATCCGCAAGCTGGCAGGGGAAGCCAACAACATCAACCAACTGGCGCACCGGGCGAATGCTGGAGGTTTCGCACTGGTGGCGGTGGAATTGGTGAAACTCAAAAACAGAATTGTCGAAATTATAAACCAGTTGTCGGATGATTGGAAAAATAAAAAAGGGAAGCGGGTTTAA